In Synechococcus sp. CC9616, the following are encoded in one genomic region:
- a CDS encoding molybdenum cofactor guanylyltransferase produces the protein MVVIPKHRREVRLSACLLCGGMSRRMGRDKALMPHPRGGVWLTVLLDQLSALALPVVVVSGHADHAEMVRCRDGVSFLQDPRSCNGPLQAMAQVLSPDMNQPVMVLPVDMPRLTTEVLRCLIKVWAMEPQVAAVAHDGEQLQPLLGIYPSGSPFQSTLVSQLKGEEWSWHAWLNCIPYRPVSLPAQALLNANCPEDLAALSDEHV, from the coding sequence ATGGTTGTTATTCCAAAACATCGACGCGAAGTTCGCCTTTCAGCCTGTCTTCTTTGTGGTGGGATGAGCCGGAGGATGGGTAGGGATAAGGCTCTGATGCCGCATCCACGAGGCGGCGTTTGGTTGACAGTTCTTCTGGATCAGCTCTCCGCCCTTGCCTTGCCTGTTGTGGTTGTCAGCGGTCATGCAGATCATGCAGAGATGGTTCGTTGTCGCGATGGGGTCTCATTTCTCCAGGATCCGCGTTCCTGCAACGGCCCTTTGCAGGCAATGGCTCAGGTTCTGTCGCCGGACATGAATCAACCTGTGATGGTGTTGCCCGTCGACATGCCAAGACTCACCACGGAGGTTCTGCGATGTCTGATCAAGGTTTGGGCGATGGAACCTCAAGTTGCGGCTGTGGCCCATGACGGAGAGCAATTGCAGCCTCTTCTGGGGATTTACCCGTCCGGTTCGCCTTTCCAGTCGACACTTGTTTCTCAATTGAAAGGAGAAGAATGGAGTTGGCATGCCTGGTTGAACTGCATCCCGTACCGACCCGTGTCGCTGCCTGCTCAAGCACTTCTCAATGCCAACTGTCCGGAGGATTTGGCAGCCTTGTCTGATGAGCACGTGTAG
- a CDS encoding alpha-E domain-containing protein has translation MLSRVADSLYWINRYVERAENISRFLEVSESMALDCPPGSAEPWLPLIDANGDRDFFDQRYPNGSPGDVMTFLLLDRDNSNSIVSCIDNARENARQIRDVITTEMWEQLNDLYWTVQDGEALWQEPDQEQLRIIRRGCQLFYGITDVTLSRDQAWLFSQLGRLIERADKTSRILDVKYFLLLPTPTEVGGVLDELQWISLLRTADAYQMYRQSVQQSITPASVARFLLLDPIFPRSVRFCLQEINDTLRQIQQQPRSGPPDDLECLHGQLLAKWSYVRIDLLIKNGLHEAIDQLQSDLNQLHQLIHDNYFVVTDFGSVPSDPSCALS, from the coding sequence GTGCTGAGCCGAGTTGCGGACTCTTTGTATTGGATCAATCGTTACGTTGAAAGAGCGGAAAACATCTCGCGTTTTCTTGAAGTCAGTGAGTCAATGGCTCTGGACTGTCCACCAGGAAGTGCCGAACCATGGTTGCCCTTGATCGATGCCAATGGAGATCGAGATTTTTTTGACCAACGCTATCCCAATGGTTCACCAGGTGATGTGATGACATTTCTGCTCTTGGATCGGGATAATTCCAACAGCATTGTGAGTTGCATCGACAATGCCAGAGAAAACGCAAGACAAATCCGAGATGTGATCACCACGGAGATGTGGGAACAGCTCAACGATCTCTACTGGACTGTTCAAGATGGTGAAGCCTTGTGGCAGGAGCCAGATCAAGAACAGTTGCGGATCATTCGGCGCGGTTGTCAGCTTTTTTATGGGATTACAGATGTCACGCTGAGCCGAGATCAGGCCTGGCTATTCAGTCAACTTGGTCGCCTCATTGAGCGAGCCGACAAAACATCCAGAATCCTCGATGTGAAGTATTTCTTGCTTCTCCCAACACCAACAGAGGTTGGTGGTGTTCTGGACGAGCTGCAGTGGATTTCACTTCTGCGCACAGCAGATGCTTATCAGATGTACCGGCAGAGCGTGCAGCAATCAATCACACCAGCGTCCGTCGCTCGATTTCTACTTTTAGACCCTATTTTCCCAAGATCTGTGCGCTTCTGTCTTCAGGAGATCAACGACACATTGCGACAGATTCAACAACAGCCACGATCAGGTCCCCCAGATGATCTGGAATGCTTGCACGGTCAGCTGCTGGCGAAGTGGAGTTATGTACGCATCGATCTGTTGATCAAAAATGGGCTGCATGAAGCGATCGACCAACTTCAGAGCGATCTCAACCAACTCCACCAACTGATTCACGACAACTACTTCGTTGTCACGGATTTCGGCTCCGTTCCCAGTGATCCCTCATGCGCGCTCAGCTAG
- a CDS encoding carbonic anhydrase — MPERPVTIRRRSFLLGTGLTALGLTGDNLGASPAEAQETPRSCRPEDPLQALKQGNERFAAVWQSKNRASTADERAKVMASMWLHNCFLPSSVLDEGQAPWATILTCADSRVSPEWVFDAAPSDLFVIRSAGNTAFDEAIASMEYSVDVLETPLIMVMGHSSCGAVGAARSNRPLSPLLERLVDPIRRCLNPEEDLEASVKRNALNTAQQLTRKSELLRKAVSENKLRIVVSYFNIGDGIVNLV; from the coding sequence ATGCCCGAGCGACCCGTGACCATCAGGCGACGCTCCTTTTTGCTCGGCACAGGACTGACAGCCCTAGGCCTGACTGGCGACAACCTCGGGGCATCCCCTGCCGAAGCGCAGGAAACGCCACGGTCGTGTCGTCCTGAGGATCCCCTGCAAGCGTTGAAACAGGGCAACGAACGCTTTGCTGCCGTTTGGCAAAGCAAGAACAGGGCTTCAACAGCAGACGAGAGGGCCAAGGTGATGGCCAGCATGTGGCTCCACAACTGCTTTCTGCCATCAAGCGTTTTAGACGAAGGGCAGGCACCTTGGGCCACGATCCTCACCTGCGCGGATTCACGCGTCTCTCCGGAATGGGTTTTCGACGCTGCCCCCTCTGATCTGTTCGTCATCCGCAGCGCAGGCAACACGGCGTTTGACGAAGCCATTGCCTCGATGGAATACAGCGTTGATGTTCTTGAGACCCCGCTGATCATGGTGATGGGCCACAGTTCGTGTGGCGCAGTGGGTGCTGCTCGGAGCAACAGACCCCTGAGCCCACTGCTGGAGCGGCTCGTGGATCCAATCCGACGCTGTCTCAACCCGGAGGAAGACCTGGAGGCGTCGGTGAAACGCAATGCCTTAAATACGGCTCAGCAATTGACCAGGAAGAGTGAACTACTAAGAAAGGCAGTGTCCGAAAACAAACTCCGGATCGTTGTCAGTTATTTCAATATTGGCGATGGCATCGTGAACCTGGTCTGA
- a CDS encoding alpha/beta hydrolase has product MKRSFLAVIGLFALAAPALCAERISFQLGEFERSLSISELAVFAAGDPPAPELREALRLLKPSEQKALRGALNQSAPVNAVMASDYLGTALGQRTIQQLAKLINQPSKVAENALTSALILGASTSGSLRIIPVLEAYPLPNLPIKVGALTSLLRTLRQDYNLQNKLFERLSGLSGSPASGPDLNLAAVKGSIGFQQLPFTFAGRVAKSIKSALYLPTTATADSKAPLVVLVPGLNTDMNALLYVGETLASHGYAVAALNLPFTSADTVTAAIEGKGAIPPANAWYRQPTTVSELIDQVELRWGTRVDTKRVGVLGQSLGGYTVTALAGASLDWPHLVQGCRQLDDPNTVVLNPAIVWQCTAPNRVVERTSFRDSRVKAAVAVNPVTNPIFSSASMAQLEVPMLVIAGMNDVFAPPVSQQLSPFTAIRQPGSVLAVQNNGTHLSFLDATSSLPPVITGPDQPLARTELRGMAKLFFDKHLAGRTSTPSLAPSGNGSFSVGSDPLTLLLRSVLTMEQLEQVEPGLKEVP; this is encoded by the coding sequence ATGAAGCGTTCATTTCTGGCAGTGATTGGCCTGTTTGCACTCGCTGCACCTGCCCTGTGTGCAGAGCGAATCAGTTTCCAGTTGGGTGAATTCGAACGGTCCCTATCGATTTCAGAGCTTGCCGTTTTTGCAGCGGGTGATCCTCCCGCTCCTGAACTGCGCGAGGCCCTCCGTTTACTGAAGCCATCCGAGCAAAAGGCGCTGCGCGGGGCCCTGAACCAGTCAGCTCCGGTGAATGCCGTGATGGCTTCGGATTACCTCGGAACAGCGCTGGGTCAACGAACCATCCAGCAACTTGCGAAGCTGATCAATCAGCCATCGAAGGTTGCGGAGAATGCGCTCACCTCCGCCTTGATTCTCGGAGCCTCAACATCTGGAAGCCTTCGCATCATCCCTGTGCTGGAGGCCTATCCCTTACCGAACCTCCCGATCAAGGTTGGCGCATTGACCTCTCTTCTGCGCACACTCAGGCAGGATTACAACCTTCAGAACAAGCTCTTTGAGCGGTTGTCGGGACTGTCTGGATCACCTGCCAGCGGACCTGATCTCAACTTGGCGGCTGTGAAAGGAAGCATCGGATTTCAGCAGCTGCCGTTCACGTTCGCGGGTCGTGTCGCCAAGAGCATCAAGTCCGCGCTTTATCTGCCAACCACCGCAACGGCTGACAGCAAGGCGCCCTTGGTGGTTCTCGTTCCTGGTTTGAACACCGACATGAATGCGCTGCTGTACGTCGGTGAGACGCTTGCCAGTCACGGCTATGCCGTAGCAGCTCTCAACTTGCCTTTCACCAGTGCAGACACGGTGACTGCAGCGATCGAGGGAAAAGGAGCCATTCCCCCTGCGAATGCCTGGTATCGCCAACCAACCACCGTCAGCGAACTGATTGATCAGGTAGAGCTGCGCTGGGGAACCCGTGTGGATACCAAGCGCGTTGGTGTTCTCGGTCAGTCCCTCGGTGGATACACCGTGACCGCCCTGGCTGGGGCATCGCTCGATTGGCCACACCTCGTGCAGGGATGCCGTCAGCTCGATGATCCGAACACGGTGGTGCTGAATCCAGCGATCGTCTGGCAGTGCACCGCTCCCAATCGGGTGGTGGAGCGCACGAGTTTTCGAGACTCTCGCGTCAAGGCGGCTGTTGCGGTGAACCCGGTGACCAATCCCATCTTCAGCAGTGCCTCCATGGCTCAGTTGGAGGTTCCGATGTTGGTCATCGCCGGCATGAACGATGTGTTTGCACCGCCGGTGTCGCAGCAGCTCAGTCCTTTCACCGCGATTCGACAGCCGGGTTCCGTTTTGGCTGTTCAGAACAACGGCACCCATCTCTCGTTTCTGGATGCCACGTCATCTCTGCCGCCAGTGATCACCGGACCTGATCAGCCGTTGGCTCGCACTGAGCTCAGGGGAATGGCAAAGCTGTTTTTCGACAAACATCTGGCCGGCCGCACGTCGACACCATCCCTGGCTCCTTCTGGTAACGGCAGTTTCAGTGTCGGCTCCGACCCCTTAACGCTGCTGCTCCGTTCCGTCCTGACCATGGAGCAGCTAGAGCAAGTGGAGCCGGGCCTGAAAGAGGTGCCTTGA
- a CDS encoding GTP 3',8-cyclase MoaA translates to MSTCSQSQDRFGRPLGVLRLSLTARCNLSCTYCCPSDDEPSNRLNLQAQIAVIRAACRLGLQSLRLTGGEPLLSHQLEPLLQAITLGRSDPQDPLSRLQEVALTSNGVLLSRERAFALRQSGLDRITLSLDAADSDGFVRMAGMPDTAAHLFDRVLSGLDAALDAGFDPSQGALKINSVIQRHHNEDQLIPLARLARRYGIELRFIEFMDVGHRNDWHQDQVLTASEMLARVRQHWAIQPMGRAVGSTANRWRFSDGKGQVATIASISEPFCGDCNRLRVAADGMAFTCLFATQGKDLRPWLQPLIDEDGLMNAIRDLWIAREDRYSEERGCSSHGQRRQEMAYLGG, encoded by the coding sequence ATGAGCACGTGTAGTCAGAGTCAGGACCGTTTTGGGCGTCCGCTGGGCGTGTTGCGCCTGTCGCTGACAGCTCGCTGCAACCTGTCTTGCACCTATTGCTGTCCCTCTGATGATGAACCGTCGAATCGGTTGAATCTCCAGGCGCAGATTGCTGTGATCCGCGCTGCATGCCGGCTGGGGCTGCAGTCTCTGCGCTTAACCGGCGGGGAGCCCTTGTTGAGCCATCAGCTGGAACCCCTGCTGCAAGCGATCACACTTGGCCGTTCTGATCCACAGGATCCCTTGTCTCGTCTCCAGGAGGTGGCCCTCACCAGCAACGGAGTCCTGCTCAGCCGAGAGAGAGCCTTCGCTCTTCGTCAATCGGGTTTGGATCGCATCACCCTGAGTCTCGATGCGGCCGACAGCGATGGGTTCGTTCGTATGGCAGGAATGCCGGACACCGCGGCCCATTTGTTTGATCGGGTGCTGTCGGGTTTAGATGCCGCGTTGGATGCAGGTTTTGACCCCAGCCAGGGTGCACTCAAGATCAACAGCGTGATCCAGCGACACCACAACGAGGATCAGCTGATTCCGTTGGCTCGTTTGGCCCGGCGTTATGGCATCGAGTTGCGGTTCATCGAATTTATGGATGTTGGGCATCGCAACGACTGGCATCAGGACCAGGTGCTCACGGCTTCCGAGATGCTGGCCAGGGTCCGTCAACATTGGGCTATTCAACCCATGGGACGAGCCGTTGGCAGCACCGCCAACCGCTGGCGTTTCAGCGACGGGAAAGGTCAGGTCGCCACGATCGCCTCGATTAGTGAACCGTTTTGCGGTGATTGCAACCGGCTCAGGGTGGCTGCCGATGGGATGGCCTTCACTTGCCTCTTTGCAACTCAGGGAAAGGATCTGCGTCCCTGGCTTCAGCCTCTGATTGATGAGGACGGATTAATGAATGCAATTCGTGACCTCTGGATCGCTCGCGAGGATCGCTACAGCGAGGAACGAGGTTGCTCAAGCCACGGACAACGTCGTCAAGAAATGGCTTACTTAGGTGGCTGA
- a CDS encoding NarK family nitrate/nitrite MFS transporter, which translates to MLGDLWSFQGRYRTLHLTWFAFFLTFVVWFNLAPLATTVRADLNLDIGQIRTVAICNVALTIPARVLIGMLLDKFGPRITYSSILVFSAIPCLLFASAQDFNQLVVARLLLSIVGAGFVIGIRMVAEWFPPKEIGLAEGIYGGWGNFGSAFSALTMVALAGFLSFSGGFTLPTGDILNWRGAIALSGIVSAVYGVFYFFSVTDTPPGKSYQRPARTAGLEVTSIRDFWGLIGMNVPFAAILCVLCWRLKKVGFLTESTYPLALAAVGLWFAFQTWGIIRTNRELLSGSKIYPKEDRYEFRQVAILELTYIVNFGSELAVVSMLPTFFETTFDLPKATAGILASCFAFVNLVARPAGGLISDSVGSRKNTMGFLTAGLGVGYLVMSMIKPGTFSGTTGIIVAVLITMLASFFVQSGEGATFALVPLVKRRVTGQVAGLVGAYGNVGAVTYLTIFSLLPMWMGGGGEPTPEVIAASNSAFFQVLGVAGLIVAFFCFFFLKEPKGSFAELHEGETA; encoded by the coding sequence ATGCTTGGCGACCTCTGGTCATTCCAGGGGAGATATAGAACTCTTCATCTCACCTGGTTCGCCTTTTTTCTGACGTTCGTCGTCTGGTTCAATCTCGCCCCTCTCGCGACAACAGTTCGAGCCGATCTGAACCTTGATATCGGTCAGATCCGCACCGTTGCCATCTGCAACGTGGCCCTCACCATCCCGGCCCGCGTGCTGATCGGGATGCTCCTAGACAAATTCGGACCCCGGATCACCTATTCCTCGATCCTGGTCTTCTCTGCAATTCCCTGTCTGCTGTTTGCTTCAGCGCAGGATTTCAACCAGCTCGTCGTCGCTCGACTGCTGTTGTCCATCGTTGGTGCCGGCTTCGTGATCGGCATCCGCATGGTGGCCGAATGGTTCCCGCCAAAAGAGATTGGATTGGCCGAAGGCATCTATGGCGGCTGGGGCAACTTCGGCTCCGCTTTCTCGGCCCTCACCATGGTGGCCCTCGCTGGCTTCCTCTCCTTTTCAGGGGGATTCACACTTCCCACAGGCGACATTCTGAATTGGCGCGGTGCCATCGCACTCAGCGGCATTGTTTCAGCCGTGTACGGCGTCTTCTACTTCTTCAGTGTTACTGATACGCCACCAGGCAAAAGCTATCAACGTCCAGCAAGAACAGCAGGCCTGGAAGTCACCTCCATTCGTGATTTCTGGGGTCTCATCGGAATGAATGTGCCCTTCGCAGCCATTCTCTGTGTGCTGTGTTGGCGTCTAAAAAAGGTCGGTTTTCTCACCGAATCCACCTATCCCCTGGCTCTTGCAGCCGTGGGTCTGTGGTTTGCTTTTCAGACGTGGGGAATCATTCGCACCAACCGCGAATTGCTCAGCGGATCCAAGATCTATCCGAAAGAAGACCGCTACGAGTTTCGACAGGTCGCCATTCTCGAGCTCACTTACATCGTGAACTTCGGCTCCGAACTGGCCGTGGTCTCGATGCTGCCGACCTTCTTTGAAACCACCTTCGATCTGCCGAAGGCCACTGCCGGCATCCTGGCCTCCTGCTTCGCCTTCGTGAACCTGGTGGCCCGCCCTGCCGGTGGTCTGATCTCCGACAGCGTTGGCAGTCGCAAGAACACCATGGGCTTCCTCACCGCCGGTCTCGGCGTGGGTTACCTGGTGATGAGCATGATCAAGCCGGGCACCTTCAGCGGCACCACCGGCATCATCGTGGCCGTGTTGATCACCATGCTCGCGTCGTTCTTCGTGCAGTCCGGTGAAGGCGCAACCTTCGCGCTTGTGCCCCTGGTGAAGCGTCGTGTCACCGGACAGGTGGCTGGCCTGGTGGGCGCTTACGGCAACGTTGGTGCTGTGACTTACCTGACCATTTTCAGCCTCCTGCCGATGTGGATGGGCGGCGGCGGTGAACCCACGCCTGAGGTGATCGCAGCCTCCAACAGCGCCTTCTTCCAGGTGCTGGGCGTTGCCGGTTTGATCGTTGCTTTCTTCTGCTTCTTCTTCCTCAAGGAGCCAAAAGGATCCTTCGCAGAGCTGCACGAAGGCGAAACGGCCTGA
- a CDS encoding transglutaminase family protein, producing MRAQLVHRLTYTYDAHVSLGEQRLCLRPRGQGHQRLIEHRLTVTPQPSHSHDLLAASGDAIQRVRFLATTDQLKIEASSLVETISSAPLLDCFNGLEPPLPYPKGQLNSDLQGALAGWLPNGQHDPSAVELAQDALMGSNQQAIPFLQQLMEMIQDRVKYTKRHVGPAWPAGRTLRERVGSCRDLAWLMVESCRTVGLPARFVSGYHLADPAPDNYDLHAWAEVYLPGAGWRGFDPSAGQEINDRYIVLATSSKPVLTAAVSGTFSGPPGTKSELIWSIKATVDGGQATPSLTTTAQAA from the coding sequence ATGCGCGCTCAGCTAGTCCATCGCCTGACCTACACCTATGACGCCCATGTGAGCCTTGGTGAACAGCGGCTGTGTTTACGTCCAAGAGGACAAGGCCATCAGCGCTTGATTGAGCATCGCCTGACAGTCACTCCACAACCGTCCCACAGTCATGACCTTCTTGCTGCGAGTGGCGATGCCATCCAGCGTGTGCGGTTTCTTGCTACCACCGATCAACTCAAGATCGAGGCCAGCAGCCTGGTGGAAACCATCTCATCAGCACCCCTGCTGGACTGCTTCAACGGATTGGAACCTCCGCTTCCCTATCCAAAAGGTCAACTGAATTCAGATCTACAAGGAGCTTTGGCGGGCTGGCTTCCGAACGGACAGCACGACCCATCTGCCGTTGAGTTAGCGCAGGACGCACTGATGGGAAGCAACCAACAGGCCATTCCCTTCCTGCAACAGCTGATGGAGATGATTCAGGATCGCGTCAAGTACACCAAACGCCATGTTGGCCCAGCATGGCCAGCAGGTCGAACGCTGAGGGAGCGCGTGGGCTCATGCAGGGATTTGGCATGGCTCATGGTCGAGTCCTGCAGAACCGTGGGATTACCGGCTCGCTTCGTCAGCGGATATCACCTGGCCGATCCAGCACCGGACAACTACGACCTGCATGCCTGGGCTGAGGTTTATCTCCCGGGCGCTGGATGGCGGGGATTTGATCCGAGCGCAGGCCAGGAAATCAACGATCGTTACATCGTCTTGGCGACATCATCAAAACCAGTCTTAACAGCAGCTGTCAGTGGGACATTCAGTGGGCCCCCTGGTACAAAAAGTGAGCTGATCTGGTCGATCAAGGCAACGGTTGATGGTGGCCAAGCAACGCCATCGTTAACTACAACCGCTCAAGCCGCTTGA
- a CDS encoding circularly permuted type 2 ATP-grasp protein: MFTQYRPTQGYDEYFCRKRLAPRADLEPLLSTLGQLGLSELNRSHASASHLLRRLGATFRLNDSGRLGGERILPFDPLPRLIHRNDWSTLEQGLFQRLEAIDLFLNDVYGDQHILNDGVIPREDVESSQGWRPQMKGIQLPLNRWCHISGLDLIRDGEGTWRVLEDNLRCPSGVAYFLENRRVMKRLFPSLFRTRTVQPIDDYPSHLLRTLQDLAPWSDAPKVVLLTPGVFNSAYFEHSYLAQQMGISLVEGRDLMCENGRVWMRSTAGLEAVDVIYRRIDDDFLDPTVFRRDSMLGVPGMMEIMRNGRLAIANAPGTGVADDKLIYAYLPTIIRYYMDQEPIIENVPTYLCSKQDDRNYVLEHLKELVVKSVAEAGGYGMLIGPHASSEEIESFVAKIKANPRNFIAQPTLQLSTVPSLSNGELYPCHVDLRPYVLRGRNNWVSPGGLTRVALKRGSLVVNSSQGGGCKDTWVVSDSQEAALC, translated from the coding sequence ATGTTCACTCAGTACCGGCCGACACAGGGATATGACGAATACTTTTGTCGAAAACGCTTGGCACCCCGGGCCGATCTGGAGCCGCTGCTCTCCACCCTCGGCCAACTCGGTCTGTCGGAACTGAATCGATCCCATGCATCCGCCAGCCATCTTCTGCGCCGGCTGGGCGCAACTTTTCGACTGAATGACAGCGGGCGACTGGGCGGAGAACGAATCCTTCCGTTCGATCCTTTGCCACGGCTGATTCATCGCAACGACTGGTCAACGCTCGAGCAAGGCCTGTTTCAACGCCTCGAAGCCATTGACCTGTTTCTGAACGACGTCTACGGAGACCAACACATCCTCAATGACGGCGTCATCCCCCGTGAAGACGTGGAAAGTTCCCAAGGATGGCGACCCCAGATGAAGGGCATCCAGTTACCGCTTAATCGCTGGTGTCATATCTCAGGCCTGGATCTTATTCGCGATGGCGAGGGCACATGGAGGGTTCTGGAGGACAACCTTCGATGCCCATCGGGCGTCGCCTACTTCCTCGAGAACCGACGGGTGATGAAACGGCTGTTTCCAAGTCTGTTTCGAACGCGAACGGTTCAACCGATCGACGACTACCCCTCACACCTCCTGAGAACTCTGCAGGACCTCGCACCATGGAGTGATGCACCCAAGGTTGTCTTGCTGACCCCTGGGGTCTTCAATAGTGCCTATTTCGAACACAGTTATCTCGCTCAACAGATGGGGATCAGCCTCGTCGAAGGCAGAGATTTGATGTGTGAAAACGGCCGTGTCTGGATGCGCAGCACAGCTGGACTGGAAGCAGTGGATGTGATCTACAGACGGATCGACGATGACTTCCTCGATCCAACTGTGTTTCGCCGTGACTCAATGCTGGGTGTTCCGGGAATGATGGAGATCATGCGAAACGGACGGCTTGCCATCGCCAACGCTCCTGGAACAGGCGTTGCCGACGACAAACTGATCTATGCCTATCTACCGACAATCATTCGTTATTACATGGATCAAGAACCAATTATCGAAAATGTTCCAACATACTTATGTTCAAAACAAGATGATCGGAATTACGTCCTCGAGCATTTAAAGGAACTTGTGGTCAAATCCGTAGCAGAAGCGGGTGGCTATGGCATGTTGATTGGCCCACATGCATCATCAGAAGAAATCGAGAGCTTTGTCGCAAAGATAAAAGCTAATCCTCGTAATTTCATTGCACAGCCCACATTGCAATTATCCACTGTTCCCTCACTTAGCAATGGTGAATTGTATCCCTGCCATGTTGATCTACGACCCTATGTCTTACGCGGACGCAACAACTGGGTGAGCCCGGGCGGCTTGACGCGTGTCGCTTTGAAACGTGGATCCTTGGTTGTTAACTCCTCTCAGGGTGGTGGCTGTAAAGACACCTGGGTCGTCAGCGACAGTCAAGAGGCCGCATTGTGCTGA